In the Pseudomonadota bacterium genome, ATATCTCTTCAGCAGATAATAAAGACCGAGGTCCTGGATGATCAGCCCGTCGGGCTGGAGCTTTTCCAGCATGGCCAGGCTTTCAACCGCCAGCCCGATCTCCCCTTCCTTGACCAGGCTGTTCATCGCCAGATAGAGCCGGACCTTCCGACTGCGGGCAAAATCGATCATCGCCGCAATCTCGTCCATCCTGAAATGGTGGGCCAGTTCCCGGGCGTTGAAAAAAGGAGCGCCGATATACACCGCATCGGCGCCGCGGGCCACCGCAGTTTCAAAAACTTCAATACTTCCGGCCGGGGCCAGCAGCTCCATGGTGTCGGCTCTCTTCATACCCAACTCTTCATCCTTAACTTTATACTCTTCACTCTTATTTATTACAGCTTCCCTCGGGTATTTTCGGGAACCCGGCCAGACTGAAACTCTGGCCGCAGCCACAGGTTTTTTTGGTATTGGAGTTGGTGAATTGCAGACCGCCATTGATCAGGGCATCGGAATAATCAACGGTCAATCCGTCAAGATATTTGCTGCTCTCCCGATCGGACACAACCCTGATCCTGCCGAGCTCAAAAACCACACTGTCGCCTTTCCGCATATCACTGGCGATCTCTGCGCTGTAGGTCAGACCGGCGCAGCCGCCTTCGGTCACCACCACCCGCAGGAACTGGTCCGGCCCCAGTTTGTTCTCAAGCATCACTTCCGCATTTTTTTTAATCGTTATCTTCATCATTCACCTCGCTGTTTGTATTTGTTCCGATATATACACTTATTGACAAGGAAATGATACATGTCAAGTCGCTTCATCAGAGACCGCCCTGACAAAATTCCGGCAGGAAACGTCCTGCCAGTCCACATACCCCATATCAAGATTCACATACCAGGCATCACGCCTGCCATGCAGATCAGAGCTCCAGAGCCAGCCCTGTCGCGGACTCACCTCTCGCCCTGCCTCAGGCGTCATGCTGTGCAGCAACGAAAGAAGCTCCGAAACAGTCGGCAGCCGCCAATTTTCTCTCCCGCCGATTTTTTCCCGATTCAGACCGGCAAGATATTCACCGGCCTCTTCCAGAGTCATTGACCGGTCACTGCCCTGAAACTGCCAGACCAGACCGGTGGCCCGGTCAAGGACCATTTCCCTGTCGAAAGACACCAGATCATTGACCACCGGATTCTCCGGGAGGAAGAGTTCATCCAGATCGAAAGCGGCAAGCGCCTTTCTGCCGCAGACATTCAACGGTACTTTTCGGAGGATGACGATTTTCTCCGACTCTTCTCCGCCACTACTCCTGGGAGAGACCGAAAGTCGATCGACGTCCCGCAGCTTGAGCCGGCCAAGGCTCTCATTCATTTCCTCCGCCGACTGAAAACGGCTGTCGGGCTGCAGGCTTAAAGCCCGGGCGAAAAATTCATCCCAGAACGGGTCGAACGCCGGATTCACCTGGCTTAAGGAAAACCCCCGCATGGAGGGCAGCTCCCCGGTTACCATCCGATACAGCAGGACCCCGGCAGAGTAGAGATCCGCCCGGGCGTCCACCTTGCCGGGATCACGGTTCTGTTCAGGGGCGGCATAAAAAGGGGAGCCGATTTTCACCCCCTCGACACCCGAGAAGGAAATATCATCCACCAGGGCCGAGCCGAAATCACAGATCCGTAAGAGATCGTTATCGGTAATCATAATGTTGAAGGGTTTGATGTCCCGATGGACCACCCGGTTGCGATGCAGGTGGGAAAGGGCGTGCAGAAGTTGGCGGCCGTAATCGAGGACCTTTGCCGGCCGGATCAGGCGGGACCGGCTTTCCATCCGAAAACCTTCGCCGATCATCCGGCCGAGGTTGTTGCAGAAAAACTCCATGACAAAATAGGGGGTGCCGTCGTCATCTTTTCCCGCGCCGAGAATATTGACCACCGCAGGATGGTCGAGGAACGACATGGTCTCGGCTTCGGAAATGAAGAGTTCACGGAGCCTGTCAAAACCGACAATGTCAACCAGCGCTTCAAAGGGCCTGAGGGTCTTGACGGCGACAACCTCCCCGGTATCGGGATCAAGGGCCTTGAACACTTCACCCATCCCGCCCCGACCGATCTTGCGCAGAACCTGATACCGACCGATCTCCTCTCTCATGATTTTCTCACCAGAGAAGCCGCTGGCCGTTGAATTCCGGGAACCCTCTTTCATTGATCAGATCAACGGTTGCCTGCACATCGTAGGGAACCGCCCGGTTTTCAAAACAGTTCAGTCCGGTGTCCCAGAGCAGGTATTTGGCCTGATTGCTCAAGCCGTCCCGGGGCTGGCCGACACTTCCGGGATTGATGAGATACCTGCAGGGTTTGGAAATTTCAGAGATTCCCGGTTTCACCTTCACGGCCGAAAAAGTGTTTTCCCGGGCAATAAAGCAGGTCATATCGTGGGTATGGCCGTAAAAACAGACCCGTGCGGAGAAGGTGGAAAACAATCGCTCCAGACGGGTAACCGACGGACTCCAGAGATAGGTGGTGCAGGAGGTGGGCGGACAGCCGTGGACGAAAAGGGCGTCGTGTTGTTCCAAATTCAGGGGCAGGGAGACACAGAACTCCATCGTCTCCTCCCCCATCAGCCGGCGGGTAATCTCCAGCGACTGCCGGGTCGCCGGGTTCAGACGCTGGAGATAGCTGTCG is a window encoding:
- a CDS encoding iron-sulfur cluster assembly accessory protein, with amino-acid sequence MMKITIKKNAEVMLENKLGPDQFLRVVVTEGGCAGLTYSAEIASDMRKGDSVVFELGRIRVVSDRESSKYLDGLTVDYSDALINGGLQFTNSNTKKTCGCGQSFSLAGFPKIPEGSCNK
- a CDS encoding protein kinase; its protein translation is MREEIGRYQVLRKIGRGGMGEVFKALDPDTGEVVAVKTLRPFEALVDIVGFDRLRELFISEAETMSFLDHPAVVNILGAGKDDDGTPYFVMEFFCNNLGRMIGEGFRMESRSRLIRPAKVLDYGRQLLHALSHLHRNRVVHRDIKPFNIMITDNDLLRICDFGSALVDDISFSGVEGVKIGSPFYAAPEQNRDPGKVDARADLYSAGVLLYRMVTGELPSMRGFSLSQVNPAFDPFWDEFFARALSLQPDSRFQSAEEMNESLGRLKLRDVDRLSVSPRSSGGEESEKIVILRKVPLNVCGRKALAAFDLDELFLPENPVVNDLVSFDREMVLDRATGLVWQFQGSDRSMTLEEAGEYLAGLNREKIGGRENWRLPTVSELLSLLHSMTPEAGREVSPRQGWLWSSDLHGRRDAWYVNLDMGYVDWQDVSCRNFVRAVSDEAT
- a CDS encoding metallophosphatase family protein, with product MRLAVISDIHGNFRALQAVLADIDLAGADHIVSLGDNIGYGPEPEEVVRTLVDRGIRSVMGNHELALKTDSYLQRLNPATRQSLEITRRLMGEETMEFCVSLPLNLEQHDALFVHGCPPTSCTTYLWSPSVTRLERLFSTFSARVCFYGHTHDMTCFIARENTFSAVKVKPGISEISKPCRYLINPGSVGQPRDGLSNQAKYLLWDTGLNCFENRAVPYDVQATVDLINERGFPEFNGQRLLW